One window of Saccharicrinis carchari genomic DNA carries:
- the dnaE gene encoding DNA polymerase III subunit alpha: protein MFLVFDTETTGLPKNWKAPISDTDNWPRMVQLAWQCHDVKGNFLFAKNHVIQPEGYNIPDDVVAVHGITTEIAHKKGIPLKDALLDFMEDVKKSKLIIGHNISFDINIVGCELIRCGMEETLSRAPSLCTMLESKEYCDLRRMGQLKNPNLTELHIKLFAVPFEEAHNAAADVESTTRCFLELVRVGAITPQRLQMTPAQIEAFRLNNPEMIQLAGVEYESFKVDTLEHISVADEEEKLRQAAKSAGNIPFVHLHVHTQYSILDGANKTAVIAQKAKDDGMPALAITDHGGMFGVKEFHVACSKAGIKPIIGVEAYVARRGRLRKDDKTDASGYHLILLAKNETGYVNLLKLTSIAHTEGFYYKPRIDKEVLQEHREGLIVSSACLGGEVAQHIMNGNVDKARETIQWFKNIFGDDYYLEVMRHKNDDPVLRRDVWENQVKVNKVILELGKELGVKVIATNDSHFTNAEDAEAHDLLVCLSTGRDFDDPTRMRYTKQEWFKTTEEMNLMFADIPEVLQNTIEVADKVVAFELDHKPIMPDFPLPEGFDSEADYLRHLTIEGAKKRYGDPIPPDYLERINFELETIIGMGFPGYFLITQDFINWAKSNGVLVGPGRGSAAGAAVAYCTGITNVDPIKYDLLFERFLNPDRISMPDVDIDFDDDGRQAVLDYVTDKYGHDKVAHICTFGTMATKSSIKDVARVLKLDLSEANRLAKMVPEAPKMNFKKAFKENPDLELEKNSPDPLIAKTMKFAEALEGAVRQTGVHACGVLIGKNPLDQHLPVMPTKGEELLTTQYDGRFVEDIGLLKMDFLGLKTLSIFKEVLGNIKLSKGIDVDLEAIPMDDEKTFKLFGNGETTAIFQFESPGMKKHLKALQPNRFEDLVAMNALYRPGPMEYIPSFIARKHGREEIAYDHPMMESFLKDTYGITVYQEQVMLQSRALGGFTRGDSDSLRKAMGKKIISMMDKLKVKFTEGCLASEDFMKGCEGNAKKPTDLIDKIWHDWEAFASYAFNKSHSVCYAQIAYQTGYLKAHYPAEFMSGVLSRNLNDITKITTFMEECTRMGLDVLGPDVNESYRKFTVNKSGAIRFGMAGVKGVGAGAVEEIIRVRDQGGPFKDIYDFVERVNLQTVNKKNLEALAAAGGFDGFTDLHRAQYFACLPGEQTTFVENLARYGNLYQNDKAMAANSLFGAVGASAAISKPAVPVCEEFSILEKLAREKDLIGIYLSAHPLDIYKLEINHFCTAKLSDLEDLEKMKGRDITVGGIVTATRSGMTKTGNPFGIMTLEDYTGSFEFAFFGRDYPDYAQFLVRGYYIMVRAKVQEKTWSKDGELEVKVNKIEMLDGVRESRVSGINIQIPLQALDEALVTDLAELSNETKGNVTLKFSIYDKEEESLQTQFYSRGSKITLTDDIVDYLDSHPDVSFTLF from the coding sequence ATGTTTTTAGTATTTGATACCGAAACTACCGGATTACCCAAGAACTGGAAAGCACCCATAAGCGATACGGACAACTGGCCAAGGATGGTGCAGTTGGCATGGCAATGTCACGATGTGAAGGGCAACTTCCTTTTTGCCAAAAACCATGTTATCCAACCCGAAGGATACAATATCCCCGATGACGTGGTGGCCGTGCACGGTATCACTACTGAAATAGCTCATAAGAAAGGTATTCCCCTGAAGGATGCCCTGCTCGACTTTATGGAGGACGTAAAAAAGAGCAAATTGATCATCGGACACAATATTAGTTTCGATATTAATATTGTGGGCTGCGAGTTGATACGTTGCGGGATGGAAGAAACTCTTTCGCGTGCACCATCGCTTTGTACCATGCTCGAAAGTAAGGAGTACTGCGACCTAAGACGTATGGGTCAGCTTAAAAATCCAAATCTTACCGAACTACATATTAAACTGTTTGCCGTTCCTTTTGAAGAAGCGCATAATGCGGCAGCCGATGTGGAATCTACTACCCGCTGCTTCCTGGAGTTGGTTCGCGTGGGGGCTATTACGCCACAAAGATTGCAGATGACTCCGGCTCAAATTGAGGCATTCCGACTAAATAATCCTGAAATGATTCAATTGGCAGGTGTTGAATATGAATCATTTAAAGTAGATACGCTTGAGCATATCTCGGTTGCCGATGAAGAGGAGAAACTAAGGCAGGCGGCCAAAAGTGCGGGTAACATACCCTTTGTGCATTTGCATGTACATACGCAGTATTCGATACTCGATGGTGCCAATAAAACAGCAGTCATCGCTCAAAAAGCCAAGGACGATGGAATGCCTGCCCTGGCTATTACCGACCATGGTGGTATGTTTGGTGTAAAAGAATTTCATGTGGCATGTTCAAAAGCCGGTATAAAACCCATTATAGGGGTAGAGGCCTATGTTGCTCGCCGCGGACGCTTGCGTAAAGATGATAAAACGGATGCCTCGGGTTATCACCTCATCCTATTGGCCAAAAACGAAACAGGTTATGTAAATCTTTTAAAATTAACTTCAATAGCACATACCGAAGGATTTTACTATAAACCACGTATCGATAAAGAGGTGCTACAAGAACACAGGGAGGGTTTGATAGTAAGCAGTGCCTGTTTGGGTGGAGAGGTTGCGCAGCATATAATGAATGGCAATGTGGATAAAGCAAGGGAAACCATCCAATGGTTCAAAAATATTTTTGGCGACGATTATTATTTAGAGGTGATGCGCCATAAAAATGATGATCCGGTGCTGCGGCGTGATGTGTGGGAAAATCAGGTGAAAGTGAACAAGGTAATACTCGAATTAGGGAAAGAACTGGGCGTAAAAGTAATTGCCACTAACGATTCGCACTTTACCAATGCCGAGGATGCTGAGGCCCATGACCTGCTGGTTTGCCTAAGCACAGGTCGCGATTTTGACGATCCCACCCGGATGAGATATACCAAGCAAGAGTGGTTTAAAACAACGGAAGAGATGAACCTTATGTTTGCGGATATCCCTGAGGTGTTGCAAAACACCATTGAAGTAGCGGATAAGGTTGTAGCTTTTGAGCTGGATCACAAACCGATTATGCCTGATTTTCCTTTACCGGAAGGTTTCGATAGCGAGGCAGATTATCTGCGCCACCTCACCATAGAAGGGGCTAAAAAGAGATATGGTGATCCCATACCGCCTGATTATTTGGAGCGCATAAATTTTGAACTCGAAACTATTATTGGCATGGGTTTTCCGGGATACTTCCTTATTACACAGGACTTTATTAACTGGGCCAAGAGCAACGGCGTACTGGTGGGGCCGGGCAGGGGTTCGGCAGCGGGTGCAGCGGTGGCCTACTGCACCGGCATAACCAATGTGGATCCCATAAAATATGATTTGCTGTTTGAGCGCTTCCTCAACCCCGATCGTATCTCCATGCCGGATGTGGATATTGATTTTGATGACGATGGACGACAGGCGGTACTCGATTATGTGACCGATAAATACGGGCACGATAAAGTGGCTCATATCTGTACGTTTGGTACGATGGCCACAAAAAGTTCTATTAAAGATGTAGCACGGGTATTAAAGCTGGACTTGTCGGAAGCCAACCGCTTGGCAAAGATGGTTCCGGAAGCGCCTAAAATGAATTTTAAAAAGGCTTTTAAGGAGAATCCGGATTTGGAACTCGAAAAAAATTCCCCGGATCCATTAATTGCCAAAACCATGAAGTTCGCCGAAGCATTGGAAGGCGCAGTGCGGCAAACCGGGGTACACGCGTGCGGGGTGCTCATAGGTAAAAACCCGCTCGATCAGCATTTGCCCGTTATGCCCACCAAAGGCGAGGAGCTCTTGACAACACAGTACGATGGTAGGTTTGTGGAGGACATTGGATTGTTGAAGATGGACTTTCTGGGACTCAAAACCTTGTCCATTTTTAAAGAAGTGCTGGGCAATATCAAGTTATCCAAAGGTATAGATGTAGATTTGGAGGCCATACCTATGGACGACGAAAAAACCTTTAAGCTCTTTGGTAACGGCGAAACAACGGCTATATTTCAGTTTGAGTCGCCCGGTATGAAAAAGCACCTCAAAGCCTTACAGCCCAATCGTTTTGAGGATTTGGTGGCGATGAATGCTCTCTATCGTCCCGGCCCTATGGAGTATATCCCCTCTTTTATTGCCCGTAAGCACGGACGCGAGGAGATAGCCTACGACCATCCCATGATGGAGTCTTTTTTAAAGGACACCTACGGAATCACGGTTTATCAGGAGCAGGTGATGCTTCAGAGTCGCGCATTGGGAGGCTTTACCCGTGGCGACTCCGACTCGCTGCGTAAAGCCATGGGTAAAAAGATAATATCCATGATGGATAAGCTCAAAGTAAAGTTTACCGAGGGTTGTTTGGCCAGTGAGGACTTTATGAAAGGCTGCGAGGGGAATGCCAAAAAACCAACGGATTTAATAGATAAGATTTGGCACGACTGGGAGGCTTTTGCCAGTTATGCATTTAATAAATCGCACTCTGTTTGCTATGCCCAAATTGCTTACCAAACGGGTTATTTAAAAGCCCATTACCCAGCTGAGTTTATGTCGGGCGTGTTGAGTCGTAACCTCAACGACATAACCAAAATCACGACCTTTATGGAGGAGTGCACCCGTATGGGGCTGGACGTGCTGGGACCCGACGTGAACGAGAGTTACCGTAAATTTACGGTAAATAAAAGCGGAGCCATCCGCTTTGGCATGGCCGGTGTTAAAGGGGTAGGTGCCGGAGCCGTAGAAGAGATTATACGTGTGCGCGACCAGGGAGGTCCGTTTAAGGATATATATGATTTTGTAGAACGAGTGAACCTGCAAACGGTAAATAAAAAGAACCTCGAGGCGCTGGCGGCAGCGGGTGGCTTCGATGGGTTTACCGATTTACACCGTGCCCAGTATTTTGCCTGTTTACCAGGCGAACAGACCACGTTTGTGGAGAACCTTGCCCGATACGGTAACTTGTACCAAAACGATAAGGCCATGGCCGCCAACTCACTTTTTGGTGCCGTGGGAGCCAGTGCCGCCATCAGTAAGCCTGCCGTACCGGTTTGTGAGGAGTTTTCGATATTGGAGAAGTTGGCCCGCGAAAAAGATTTGATAGGTATCTATCTCTCAGCCCATCCCCTTGATATTTACAAGTTAGAGATAAATCATTTTTGCACTGCTAAACTGAGCGATCTTGAGGATCTCGAAAAAATGAAAGGGCGCGACATAACGGTGGGGGGTATTGTTACGGCTACGCGTTCGGGAATGACCAAAACCGGTAATCCCTTTGGAATCATGACCCTGGAGGATTATACAGGTTCCTTTGAATTTGCTTTTTTTGGTAGAGATTACCCCGATTATGCCCAATTTCTGGTTCGGGGTTATTATATTATGGTGAGGGCAAAAGTACAGGAGAAAACCTGGTCGAAGGATGGTGAGCTGGAGGTGAAGGTGAACAAGATAGAAATGCTGGATGGTGTACGGGAGTCCCGCGTATCGGGCATTAACATTCAAATTCCCTTACAAGCATTGGACGAGGCACTGGTTACCGACCTGGCCGAGCTCTCCAATGAAACCAAGGGAAATGTGACGTTAAAATTTTCCATTTACGATAAAGAGGAAGAAAGCCTGCAAACCCAGTTTTATTCGCGAGGAAGTAAAATTACCTTAACAGACGATATAGTGGATTATCTGGATTCACATCCCGATGTCTCCTTTACCCTGTTTTAA
- a CDS encoding thymidylate synthase, with translation MLQYIELCQRVLHEGVEKGDRTGTGTISVFGHQMRFNLQEGFPLVTTKKLHLKSIIHELIWFLKGSTNVKYLQDNGVRIWNEWAREDGELGPIYGYQWRSWPMANGQYVDQIKQVIESIKSNPDSRRHIVSAWNVGQLDEMELPPCHILFQFYVADGKLSCQLYQRSADLFLGVPFNIASYALLTMMVAQVTGLQLGEFVHTLGDVHIYNNHIPQVELQVSRETRSWPTMTINPNVKSIDDFTFDDFTLSNYNPHPHIKGAISV, from the coding sequence ATGCTTCAATATATTGAATTGTGTCAACGGGTGTTGCACGAAGGAGTAGAAAAAGGAGACCGGACAGGTACGGGAACCATTAGTGTTTTTGGCCATCAAATGCGGTTTAATCTGCAAGAGGGCTTTCCACTGGTGACCACCAAAAAACTGCATCTTAAATCCATTATCCATGAGCTGATATGGTTTTTGAAGGGCAGTACCAACGTTAAATATCTGCAAGATAACGGTGTGCGTATCTGGAACGAGTGGGCACGGGAGGATGGTGAGCTGGGGCCTATCTACGGTTATCAGTGGCGCTCGTGGCCTATGGCCAACGGACAATATGTAGATCAGATAAAGCAGGTTATTGAATCCATAAAAAGTAACCCTGACTCGCGCCGGCATATTGTGAGCGCCTGGAACGTGGGACAGTTGGATGAGATGGAGTTGCCACCTTGTCATATTCTTTTTCAGTTTTACGTGGCCGACGGTAAATTATCGTGCCAGCTGTATCAACGCAGTGCCGACCTGTTTTTGGGCGTGCCATTTAATATTGCATCCTATGCTCTGTTGACTATGATGGTGGCTCAGGTTACCGGATTGCAGTTGGGCGAGTTTGTGCATACGCTGGGCGACGTTCATATTTACAACAACCACATTCCACAAGTGGAGTTGCAGGTTTCGCGCGAAACACGTAGCTGGCCCACCATGACGATTAACCCGAATGTAAAATCAATTGACGATTTCACTTTCGACGACTTTACATTGAGCAATTACAATCCACATCCACATATTAAAGGAGCCATCTCGGTATAG
- a CDS encoding dihydrofolate reductase, with the protein MTKISLIAAIAEMNAIGQNNDLLAYIPNDLKRFKALTSNHTIIMGRKTFDTLPNGALPNRRNLVISRNTDLHLPDAEVVHSPEAALDLCDNQSEVFVIGGATIYAAFLPKADKLYLTLIDKFFNDADTFFPEFDKAQWREVYKEKITDDHRSNFNYTYINLERIK; encoded by the coding sequence ATGACAAAAATATCCTTAATAGCGGCTATAGCCGAAATGAATGCCATAGGTCAAAATAATGATTTGTTGGCGTATATTCCCAACGATTTAAAACGATTTAAAGCCCTTACCTCAAACCATACTATTATTATGGGGCGCAAAACTTTTGATACCCTGCCCAATGGTGCCTTGCCCAATCGCCGTAACCTTGTAATTTCCCGAAATACAGACCTGCACCTCCCGGATGCCGAAGTAGTGCATTCGCCCGAAGCGGCGCTGGATCTTTGCGACAATCAATCCGAGGTGTTTGTAATTGGTGGAGCAACTATCTATGCGGCCTTTTTGCCAAAAGCCGATAAGCTGTACCTTACCTTAATTGATAAATTTTTTAATGATGCCGATACTTTTTTCCCTGAATTCGATAAAGCGCAATGGAGGGAAGTGTACAAAGAAAAGATAACAGACGACCACAGGAGCAATTTTAACTATACGTACATCAATTTGGAGAGGATAAAATAA